The DNA segment gccgccggctttcatggcggaagtatgcagaggcggctagggttttaggtgttgtggtgaagacgacgaaggctggggtttggataggggggcagggtagtgttatgcgcttatatagttagtgggcaagtggatcctggccgttggatgagacgagatgaagggccaggatccttcggctaacagggaacgacgtcgtttcaagggtaaggggttggggtcggtccgggtgtaaatgggtcgggtttgttgatgggttatggggattgatcttggccgttgatcactctgagatcaacggcccagatcaggcacgactcaaacgacgtcgtttggacgtcctgggcatcaggtgacctgggctgggcaggcctgggtcttgggctgtttgtttgggccaattttgttaaaattggcccaagtccggaaggggtcttttctttattttttttttattttcttcttatttattttaaaacaaagctaagccaaaaaaatcaaattaaaattaaatacacactcaaatacaattatttgcacacatactaaaatatttcaaaaccggtaaagtcaaaccaaataaaatcacggacgaaaatgcctattcacgattttctatttaacgaccgaattacggtttgaattacgcaggacacatatatatttttttgaattttattttaataaagtaaataaataagaaatgggccaaaatcacaaataaatccacaaggtgccgtacagaaatccgaaattgtacagcagggccaattatatttgtttttttatttctttttggagtgattgtcgtgtgaaacaaaaatcacgtgctcacaaccctAACCCACTTTTTCAAgtgaaagaaaagtaaaatagaaATAgataatgtttgcaaccaccaatcaTAAATGAAGCATGAGAAATGCATAAAAATCAACAACCCATTATATACATATTCAATGGTAAATATCCATTAACCGCACACCACTTTgagtccacaaccttagtatttgaAGTTAGATACTTATGCTAAAATACAAGAACAGAGCAATAAAGAAAGACATAAAAGCTTACAATGAAGGCAAAGTGTTGGAATctatccaaaaagctccaaataaATAAAGTATTCAATGCTTTTAATGTAAGACCTTTTTCATACAAAGATAAACCACAAAGCCCTAGCTCTTCTATTTATAATGGCTAAAAAGTCTAGACAAATTTGTGATAAAAATAGCCTTCAGGAAAGTTACGCGAtcacataatggaccgcagatGTGATCCGCGGTCCGCACATTCATTGCATCGCCGCAGATTTGATCTTCAACACTTTCAAAATTCTATCGCATATCGGTTATGCAGTCCGTATGATCattttgcggtccgcataatgAATTGTAGACTCGTCATTTTTTATCACTAGAAGTTCCCCTTGCCTTTGTGCGATAATTCTACGGTCCGCACATTAGTTATGCAGTCCTCATAATGGATCACATATTTAAATCTTGAAATCGATAGGCCTAGATGCCCTAGTGATTGAAGTGCGGTTCGCACATCTATTCTATGATCGCATAATCGCGAATATGATTTCTTGAAGGTatttgacattttttttcatGTTCTTGGCTCATCAAGTCCGATTCCCTACAAAATAACATAAGAAACGACTTAAAATGCTTTAAAAGGTAAGCTAAAGTATATGAAATTAGTATTGAAAGTGCCGCATTTCTACAACACAATCACTTATCCTATGTGCAAAAATAAAGATGAAACTAATACTCACATCTTCATCACCTGCCTTGTTGCCCATGCATTCCGGAAAAAATTGGGTTCAAGAAATTTCCTCTCTATTGATCCCAATAAGTGTCTCACCATTAACGATCTTAATTTTACTCTTGACAATAATCACTTAATTTGGGAGGATATTTTTCCTTTTACTCTATAGGGAATCTGGTTGAACCGAAATAGTAATAATCAAAACAATACTAACTATTCTCTGTCCCCTAAGTTTGTTTTTCAACAGGAAATGGAATTCAAAGTCATCATAGCCAGGGAGCCTAATTACAACCTTGAAAAgcccatcaaaataaaatagcTTAAACCACCTAGTGGGTAGTATAAGCTTAACACAAATGGGGTATTTAAAGCTAGTAATTTGTGTTGTGAAATTGGTAGAGTTATCCGGAACAACTCAGAAGACTGGGTAGTTGGATATAATAACTATATGCATGCTGCTACTCCTATCCATGCAGAACTACTAGCTCTTCAACTTGAACATGCTCTCCAACTGTGTCTATTGGAGATTGAAACAGACTCAACCGATGTACTTCTATGCCTTTAACATGGTTATCCTACGTACAAATCCTATTATTTGTGGATGCAAGGCGTTGATGCACCAGATGGAGTAGGTGGTGGTCATACATATTTTTAGGCAAGCAAATCAAGTATCTAACAGTTTGGCAAAGGAAGCTTCCAAGCAGTCCAAATTAAATCAAGTCACGAATTTTGTAGTCTCACGATATTTTGTTGAAAACCAATTCCTAGCAGACAAAGGTGGAACACATTTTATTAAGTTTATTTCGGATGATATGTTATATACTAAGTTGGTTGAACTTGGTAACCAAAATGTCCTAGGTGGCATCTCTATGACATGTAATATGACTGGTTCTTAGTAGTACTAATAAAATATTAGTATTACagtttcttaaaaaaaaattctaaattgGACAGCCGTACCGTGGCCGACCATAACACTTTAGGATCCACATGGAGTCTAGTAGTTTAAGCGAAAGCAGCCAATGTGGAACATCTATATATTACTCCTAAGAAGCCCCACTTGCCGTGGACGAAAGTAAATTCAAGCAAACCACCGATAAAGACTTGAAAACATTTTGTTTGATTGCCAAGAAAGGAATCCATATTCAATCCAGAAAAGGCAATATTGAAGAACGGCTGATTCTCATACGTTACTAGACGATGATCACTTTGATGAATTCCAAACTCTTTCTTCACCTTATTCTATGAAAAGAATGGACGAATTGAAACCTTTACGACCATGATCATCCCCTTTAAACCCTTCTTTGGATCTCAACTGCAGATCCATCACAGCACATTCAACCTTTCGTATTCCTTCTTGAATTCATTATGGACCCTTCTACCTCTCGCTCAGCTGTAGTGATTGACAATGGAACCGGGTATTATATCATTATCCTCCACCTGTTTGATAAAATTCCTCAACGAcattttgattccaaaagtttgtttttctctcttattttcaggtaTACAAAAATGGGTTTTGCTGGAAATGTTGAACCATCTTTCATACTGCCTACAGTTGTCGCTGTTAACGAATCATTTATCAATCAGCCTCGAGCTTTGACTAAGAGCAGCAACTTAGCTCAGTACAGTGCAGGAGTTATGGCTGATCTTGATTTCTTTATTGGGGAAGAGGCAGTGAGTAGATCTAAATCTAGTAGCACTTACAATCTTAGCTATCCTATTAAACATGGACAAGTTGATAACTGGGATGCAATGGAGCGGTTCTGGCAGCAGTGCATATTCAATTATCTGCGCTGTGACCCTGAGGATCACTATTTTCTGTTGACTGAAAGCCCTATGACTGCACCGGAGAACCGCGAATATACCGGTGAAATTATGTTTGAGACTTTCAATGTTCCGGGACTTTATATAGCTGTGCAGCCGGTTCTTGCTCTGGCAGCTGGGTACACAGCATCTAAGGTTGGCAGCCTAGCTTTAAGAACTTTGTCGTGgtttatttttgggattttgatgaTATATGGGGTTGGATATTTTATGGTATTAACATTTTTATGATCTATTATAGCTTCGCAAGTAGCTTTGTTTTGTCTAGAGTATTACTGTGTAATAGATGATAGCTTGGATTCTTCAATTGTCCATTATTTGCTCTAGTTTCTCACAATATAAGGACTAACTTCAATGATGTCacttttattgataaaaagattGAGGGGAGTGACCAAATTGATGTGCATAGTGTAAAACTTGTTGTGTTTCTCGAAGTTCAGATTGTTGCCTATGTTATGAGAGAATGTGCAGAGGAGGATATGTGTCTGGTGTGATGGTTTGACTGGAGTTTCGAGCTGTTATTGGGAGTGGATGACACATGGGTGACATGAGGTGTCTGGGAGGAGAAGAAAGGAGGGGAAAAAGGACCAAATGAAATTGAAAAATGAAGGACATAGATGAAAGGAGAAGAAGAGTCTCTGGTTGGAGGGGCTGGGGGAAAAGAGGAGGAGAAGAAGCTATAAGGGAAAAATAGTATCTGGAAGGGTGTGTGAGGAGACTCACTGGGAGGGAGCGGTCTTGGGCTGGCATTGTGGGGTGACGGGTGGTGTTTCGAAGTAGAAGAAGAAAATGGAGATGGAGAAAAAGGGAGTCTTGTGGGGTGAACAAGAAGGAGAagaggaggaataagggagatGAGATGGACTCCTTTTCTTTTATAATGTTTCTTAATTTTAACCCTTGTTGGTTCTTCACAAGAATCTAAAAAGAGCAATGAGAGCTTCTTTCAAGCTCTTATACAACATTTGAGATTAGTAATGCTGGGTTTGTTTGCGTCTTTGGAGAATTACAAAACAATATTGCAAGTAGTTTGCTGAAAGATGTTTGTTTGGTCaatttttattcatgaacttgcaaaaaagttttaactttttattttttccagaaccttcaaaaggaaagaaaaaagaagctAACTCTTGACGCAAATTTTGGAAACATTACCAAACAAACACTTTTGCAAGTTTCCAGAATACTAAAAGAGACGcaacctaaaaatatccccaTTTCACTGTACTCAGGTTTAAAAACTTTTAACtgtgaaaataaaattaattattcaTAAAATCCAATCAATTTGTAATCATTAGATGATGTAAAGacaagataacatcaaaaataTTATGTCATATTTGACTGTTTAAGGTGTAGTCGATTAATTGTCATATTTAAAGTGATTGTGGAGTAGCACCTTTAAGAAAAACCTTCTTTGAAAGAAAAGATATAAAATTGTTAGGGACAGACTAAAGTGTATATAAGATCTTTTTAGATAATATACATTTCGGATCTTGAGAGAGGGGGAGGGAAAACGAGAGGGTGAAAGAGAGATGAAGTGATGATGGGGCAAAATTTTGGATTACGGGAAGAGGGAGGGAAATATAGCGGAGGAAAGGTTGAAGATTGAGGGTTCGCAGGCAATGTTTTCTGGCAATCGCTAAACTCCTATCTTCTTACGTGGAAGATGAAATTAAAAAAGAAGTTTGGAGAAGAAGTAAAAAATTAGGGGGATAAAGAGGGAAATAGAAAAAAGGAGTGAAAAGATTAAAGCTAAGTGGTGTCCGACGAGCCTCTAGTGTAGCATTTGACGTGGCGGAGTATGTAGAACACCACCCACGACaatattgatttttctttttggttgcaaTTGGGTATTAGACTCACTTTTAACAAgacttgggggggggggttaaagGTCGCCCCCAAGTTTTGGTATGTGCGAGATAATTATGTATCTTCCCAGTTAGAATCTTTACCTTTTCGTATAGTTTGTTTTGGACAAAAACTGCACAGAAAGAGAAAACTCCCCCCTATATCCCAATCACTATAGATGATCTATATATAGCCTTTACTTTTAGTATAGACCTTGTATGCAGGAAGTTTCCCTTTCAGTTAAAGAAATACTGATTTTATGTAATCAACGTAGCAGAATAATAAATGAATCATTGAGGCCACAATCAAagtaactattgtatgaaagccCTAGAAAGCTTATCTTGCATCTTGAGTTGAATTGTCCCTCTGGATATCCCCTTCCCCCATTTCTTTTTTCCTTAATTCCTTTTTCTCTTGGTTTTAGTCACTGGAGATGGTTGGGATAGGAGATTGTGGTGTTTGGAGATTTCGGTTGCCTTGTGGTACTTGGCTTGGCATGTCACAAGAATTAATTAGGTAGCTGTATTTTTGTGTTTATCTGCTTTTCTGATTGGTTGGTCTGAGTTGTTTACTGGGACTTACTGGTTTACTTCAACTGGTTAAGAACACCCTAACTGTAGTGATGGATCCAAAGTGTGGTTTCAGTTGTAGAATATGAGGAAGAAGGTGATATAGGAGTGACGTGTTGGAGAAAATACATATTTCCTTTTCAGTGACATAGTTTGATACCCCATAAAAGAGTTAAGAGGTTAGATTGATTTATAAATTATGTTTGTAATAGTAGATAAAAGATGTTAGGTTGTTGTTTATCGACATATATGAAAATCATATTTACTTAAAACTTTTACTCATTGTTGAACTTGGATAAAACTTATTTTACTTATCTTATCAGAAACTAtgtctctaccttcacaaggtagagATAAGATATgcatacatactaccctccccagaccccacttgtggaattacactgggtttgttgttgttattgttgtataaaaaaaaatttggataAAACTTATCAATTGGTTATGAATCAGTAGTATCTATAGTGGTATTTACTACCTATGCAAAAATTGTGTCATCATTGTATATCTCAAAAAAATTGTGTCATCATTGTAAAAAGCGTGTCAAACAACTTAGGACATCCTGAATATTGTGTCATGTTGGACAGAGTGAATAAATTGGGACTTATTAGGAACTTAAAGAGTTATCTGCATGCAACTTCAGCTTGACAAAATTGAGTCGCTTTCAAGTCAAAGCAATTGAGGTCAAGCAAGTTGTTGGCTGGCTTGGCTCAGCTGCACTGTACTATAGCATGGCCAGTGCATATGCGCTTTACCTTTCCTAAAAGCATGCAATAGACATACCAAGTATGAGTTTTCCAGAAAACCAGAGTACACTCCAGAGAAATTGTCAAGCAAGGTAGTATTCTGATTGTAAGGACACCATCAATCATTGATTTCCTTATACTGAAAACTCATTCATGTTGAAGTTCGTCTACTCCTATATGCACTCTCAAGTATGTCAAATACAATACCTTTTATGTCTTTTCGCAATTGCATGATCTGGTATCTTTGTCATGTCAAGGAAAATAAGGGTCAAGGACCTTATCAGAAAAAAAGGTAAGGGTCAAGGAGTCTGTTCCAACCTTGtatcttcattcttttcttttctagtagaaaaatgagaaaatgaacATTGCCTATGGAGAGAGAAAGTACTGGGTTGCATGACAAGCTATATTTGGTATGTCCATTGCTTGCTTGATACAATATCCTGTTTATCTGTTGTCTTCTTTTTTATCATAAATGACATGCATACCATTGTCCCAGAAACTGAACTTAACAGTTGTGGTCTACCAATTTGACATTTCTTGTAATTGTTGTTATATGTTTTTTCTTTAGTGTGAGATGACTGGAATCGTAGTGGATGTTGGAGATGGTGCTACCCATGTTGTACCTGTTGCTGAAGGTTATGTTATTGGGAGTAGCATTAAGTCAATCCCTGTTGCTGGGAAAGATGTTACTCTTTTCATTCAACAGCTCATGAAGGTATATCAGTTCTTGTCTCTTTATGACTTTAGTACAACATTTCCGTAATGTGGTAGAATAGAAATATGTGTCGCTAATAATTAAAAATGCATGTTCACTACTTTTCCTTGACTGTTACTAATCTATTGGGTCGGATGAACAACATAGGATTGTGATATCCTGAATTGTGTCTCAATGTTATTGCTATTAGAAATCTCTTGAAGTTGCAACTATCCAAGAGATGAAACAAGGACATGGAGTAGTTTTGTGTATATAACCTTTACAAGTAATCGCATTCTTTAATTGTAGAAGGGGAGCTATCTCCTGTAGCACACAAGCCTCTGGTTCAAATGAGTATACTGATAGTAGCAATACCTAGTTTCAGCCATTTCATCATTATGTTGGGATGGAACAGGTCATAAATTTGGTTCCCCCTTCTTGCCTTGAACATTCTTGGAAACCAAATGAAGCATCTGAAGATTCTTTACCTGGACAATGGAACTGAGGTTATTACTGGCAGCATTAATCTTGATCCCAATCATTATCCAGCAGGGTTATTTTTggtttactttattttcttatttgCTTCTGTTAGCTGATATTCACAACCTTCATGGATAATCAAGATTTGCAGAGTTCTTTTTAAATCGCTGCACAAAACATTTTATCTGAAAATTGTAGTACTTTACTTTTCTTTTGCGTACAGACCATTCCCTACTGAAGTATCTTCTTCTGAATACTGCCGTTGCAAAGTTTCTTAGTGCCTATTTATTTTATGAAACAAAATAAACAACAATTGATGTTATGTTATATGTGTTGTGTTTTCTTTTCGTTAATTGTTAAGTTAGCAAAATAAAACAAGCAAATATTGTTTTCATTTTCTGGAAAGCCTCCTGTTTACCCAATTACCAAATGTCCTTAACGTATATGAGCATCTTGGGTGGATTGATGCCTAGCTTTGAGTTTTGAGAGGGTATCTGATTGTTTAATCAAGCTTCAAAagatttaaatttatttttattttgttaaataTAGGAAAGGGGAGAGCATGTTCCAGCAGAGGATTCCTTAGAAGTAGCACGAAAAGTGAAGGAAATGTATTGCTATACTTGTTCTGACATTGTGAAGGTATTATCTATTTTTATGGGCCCATAAATGAATAAGTTGAAAGATTAGTTTAAAAAAAGTTTGAAGTTCTTTCTGAGAATCCATCCAGTGCTCAAACTTGACTCATCTATTCTATGTTTGCTTGAATTAGGGAAATCTACTTATCCCAAGATTTTAACTCCTCAGAATCCTCTTTTGCATTTGAGACTAGAGGTTACAACTGATTTTTGCTTGTAATAGGTCCTTATTGTCAAATGATTTCAGGAGTTTAATAAGCATGATAAAGAGCCAGGGAAGTACATCAAGCAATGGAGAGGTACAAAACCAAAGACAGGAGCACCATATTCATGTGATGTTGGCTATGAGCGATTTCTTGGTCCTGAGGTTTGTTGTCCTCTACCTTCAATTTTCTGAATCTTTTGAGCTCTAAACTTTTACTTTCAATGTGCTTTTAAGCCTACTGGAGTTGAGGTTATACAAGATGCTGGATCAATGAATTAGCATTGTCTACTTCATGTTTACCCAAATCTCTTGAATTGTCCAGAAATGTACAGCTCAAACCCTGCTTCTTTTTCTGCATGAAGTGTATCTCTTTTGCTAAACCCTAATTTAACCGAAAAAACCCACGTAAATTAAAGAAATCTAGTTTTCATGCTCATTTGACTTCTAGTCTCTTGTAAGATATATTTATTCATGTTAAGATTTTGGGGTAAGCGTCTTGACCTCCGACCTACCAATCTGGTGCTCGAGTCATGCAGGGTGATAATCTGGGAACCACT comes from the Nicotiana sylvestris chromosome 4, ASM39365v2, whole genome shotgun sequence genome and includes:
- the LOC104229880 gene encoding actin-related protein 3-like; this translates as MDPSTSRSAVVIDNGTGYTKMGFAGNVEPSFILPTVVAVNESFINQPRALTKSSNLAQYSAGVMADLDFFIGEEAVSRSKSSSTYNLSYPIKHGQVDNWDAMERFWQQCIFNYLRCDPEDHYFLLTESPMTAPENREYTGEIMFETFNVPGLYIAVQPVLALAAGYTASKCEMTGIVVDVGDGATHVVPVAEGYVIGSSIKSIPVAGKDVTLFIQQLMKERGEHVPAEDSLEVARKVKEMYCYTCSDIVKEFNKHDKEPGKYIKQWRGTKPKTGAPYSCDVGYERFLGPEVFFNPEIYNSDFTTPLPDVIDKCIQSAPIDTRRALYKNIVLSGGSTMFKDFHRRLQRDLKKIVDDRVHASDARLGGNVKAQPVEVNVVSNPIQRYAVWFGGSVLASTPEFFAACHTKAEYEEYGASICRTNPVFKGMY